The nucleotide sequence TTTTCGCCAACGCCTCTTTTGGTTGCAAGaccattgttgttgtttggttCTGCTTTCTTCGATTCCCTGATGTGGCTGGTCTGCTGTTccttgggcctggtcgtttccccatccctgTGGCTGTGAACTGCCCCCGCCTATGGGCTCCTCCAGTCTTGGACTTTTTGCCGGCCtttcactgaaaaaagtgaCCAGAGATCAATGAAGCAATGTGTCCAGCATGTGAGAGTTAACATGTAGAGTATTTACCTAAAAAGAAATGTTCGCAGCAAAAAAAACTACAGAATAGAAATTGTCCTTACATGTCTCCAGTATCCATGGGTTCGGACATCTTATCCTCTATCCCGACGCTCCTTCGGTTGAGAGTATAccattgttgctgctgaaaattATTGCTGAACTCTGAGGTGTCATCGTGCTGTTGATACAATGGATCAGCACTGTGgggcaaaaaatacatttgtttgttaggTTTACTGTGTTCTCAATatttctagttcaacatccttcctgttttaaccccGTGCCATTTTGAAACTACTTTTATTCATACATAATTTATTCCTTTCAAATATTTGGGAAGTCCTTAATGGGACTACATGGTGACTAAAGTTGAATCATTGTTCTGAACATCTCTGTTGTCACCTTTCAACAGAGGAAGTGAATCATTATGTttgtgattttaattttcttcagtcatgtgttacaaaatatcaaaaataaaagataaaaatatctATTATAAAGAGTatttctactgctgctgatggggccCATTGTTGCCAAGGACAGACTGTTCTAGGATATTGTGGTATGGGCCTTCTCAATGCTGTCTCTGGATATGGCCAATTAATTTCTTTTGATCTTTTAAAAGGAAGACATTTTCTAATTGGTCTTAGCGGTTCCTGGGAGATGCTAAAAGTGGCCTGATATAGCTCAGGTCTCCCATTTGGATAATGTTTGACCTGGGCTGGTTTTTGCATCCAACTACCCAAAGgtggtttggtgctttttttgctaaaacctctttatgttgtcataccagtgttgttgttgggttcTTGTGAGTTCGCTGGGCTGCTTTCTCTCAAAGCCCTGATGTGGCTGGTCTGCTGTGCTTTGGGCCTGGTCGCTTCCCCATCCCTGTGGCTGTGAACTGCCCCAGCCTATGGGCTCCTCCTGTCTTTGCTCATTCGTCGGCCtttcactgaaaaaagtgaCCAGAGATCCATGAAGCAATGTGTCCGGCATGTGAGAGTTAACATGTAGAGTATttacttaaaaagaaatgttagctGTGAAATAAAACTAGAGAATAGTTTTAGAGCATGAtgattttaattttgtttggTAGTGTCTTACAAAATATCAATTATATGAGATCAGGGTGtgtcaagaaaataaaattaaaaaaaagattaaatatttaagattttttctgaataattcaaatgcattatttcattttttcctgaGACAGTGAAATAGAAGAAAGTTCTATTTttaattctattctattctaaatCTTTGGACAAATATGAAAATTGATAACGAAATGCGTTTTAAAAATGGGTTCCAGTTGATTCGATTAGGACAATACATATTAATCATCTTAACAGCAAAAAGTGAAGCTAACACTTCTGTAGCATAGCTATTATGCCTAAATATTTTGATGGATTTCCTAATTTTTAAATCTATGCACCTTTCCGCAATGAATATGGCAATATTCATAGTAGCGAGTAGAGAGTAAACTTACGAGTCCTGACAGTTACTTCCTTGAAGAAAAGTGTCAGGTGACTGTGCACCCGGAGGCTCTGGGTTCTCCataggctttttatttttagagaaaCAACCGATCCCCATCAAACTCCTTTTCTCTAAAGCtggccatgaaaaaaaaaaagttattgtCAGAAAACCAGATTTAAAAACCTCATACAGATTCACATCTTGTTCCAGTCAAAAGCAATAGATCCTTAAACCCAAACAATTAAGAACAATTAATTTTGCAGCCTGTCCATACCTGCCACCTCACATGAACTATTTTACGTTCAAGAAAatggtaaaaaacaaaacaatttgaAATCTTTATTTGATTCTCAAAACTTGAAAAAATTGTGGAGTCTTGCATCAAACAGATCAATTACCCACATATTGTGATTTAAATCTGCAGAGTATAATATGAGCTTCCAAAATGTAGTAGgttgaaaattaaattaaaggtaTTTTCTCCAGCTTAACATCAGCTTGGAGTGCCAAAAAGGTCACTCTCCATCCTAAACAAGGTCAAGTGAAATGGCATTGCAAATGTTGATGCGTAAATCCGCCTCAACATCTCCAAATGGGTGCCGCGTAAACGCAGTAActcccttgagcaaggcacatATTTCAAAGCATTTGTCAAATCCTGACACGTTTCAATCAGCTCTAAGTTGGAAAGCGTTAACAGCTGATCATTTTGATGTATAAAGATGATCAGCAGATAACACTGaacagccacacacagacacacagacacatacattACAAAATTTCACTGAAATCTGTTCATAATATATTGAAAGCATTAAGAGCTGATTGAcgaatgtttccttttcttagCAGTTCAATTTAAACTCCATGTTGGCCAGATCAGTTGGTGTATTATGCAGTGATAATAAATAGGAATTCATTAAACGATTACAGAGGTTATAATAATGagcaaaataaagtaaagaTCAATAGAAGGGCTTGTCACACAGTGTACTGTACCTGTCTATCTACTGTTGTTTTGGCTACGGAGTTATATTCAGGTTTAAAACCAATTTTATTCGGTTTAATCTTTTTTATCTAGTTCACTGGCCTCAGATTTATCGAAGTACCaaatagaaaatgaaataaagagctACAATTTTTATTAAGTCACGCGGACGGAACGCACCGTTTGGGGACCCGCGTTGCTAATGCTGGCTAACAGCGGTGCCACCTGTTTGAATGCGCTTGTAACAAAGACACGAAGTGAACAACGTTTGGCGGTGTCGTGACGAGACCGAGCTGTCGTTCTCCCACCCCGCGAACGGCCCCACTCAGACGGGAACAGACACTCATCGCCCCGGGCTCtcagagttagcattagcgttagctcCGCCGGTAGCCCGGCCAGCCGTCCAGCTGGGGCTAAGGTGGAGGTGCGTTCACGCCTCGCAACGTAGCAAAAGTGGGAAGTGATGCGGATTCGCTTTTTGAGGGCGCAAAAGGTCGTGTGTTTGAGAAACATTACAGCAAGTGTTGAAAAGTGACCATAACCCCCCAGGCAGGAGTGGGTCATtaccaggtgtgtgtttgacaaCTCACCAGAGCCCTAGCGTCCATGGCCCCACTCTCTTCTTCATCCAGCTGTGCCAACTGTGCCTACCTTGCTGTAAAGATCCAGGAGCTAGAGCAAAGAATCTCCACCCTATATCAGATCCAGGAAGCTGAGAGATTCATTGACACCATCGTTTTCAAAGAACCCCATCCCGACTCCGCTGATGCATCTGATCCAGACATCACCGCTCCTAACACCACTGTCACCACCACCTCTCCTCCGGCTGTTCATCCACTCATCTCCCCCGATGCCTCCTCTACGAAGCATGCGGCAGGACCCAGGGCTAATCTCAAGCCTCGGGCTAACTCCACTCCATCTCAACAGGAGCAATGGTCCCAGATCGGCGCCCGCACTGGGAAAACAAAGCGTCCATCACAGGCTcctctcttccacctccacctggagaacAAGTTCACCCCTCTTGACCATCATGATTCCCCCCCTCTACCCGCATTGTCCCGGACTTTGTCCATCCGGCTATCTGATGGGACCGGCAGCTTTCCGTCGTCTTCGTCCCGTCTACCCCCTCCCGCCCCTGTGCCCGACCACCCCATCCCGGGGCCCCTCCAGAGGCGCTCCTTGTCATCGACTACACCTGCACCGCAGCTACGTCCCTCCCTTtcccccaacaccacctccatcctcGTCCATAGTCTTGTCACCTCACGTTTAGATTACTGCAACTCCCTCCTCGTCGGTCTCCCTCAAAAATCTCTCCACAAGCTACAACTGGTCTACAATTCAGCTGcccacatcatcaccagaacCCCATCTTCCCACCACATCTCCCCCATCCTACAACAACTCCACTGGCTTCAAATTCACTTTCCAGATCCAGTACAAAATCCTTCTACTCACCTTCAGAGCCATCCATAAACTCCCCCTCCttacctgtctgacctcctccaCATTACCATTTCAACACgccccctcagatcctcctcctccctcaaccTCACTGTGCCCCCTGTCTACCTCAGGTTGGTGCTATTGCAATTGTTATTGAAATCTTAACTGTGAAGCTGACCTatgattttaaattgtaaatagtTTTTAACTGTTGCATAGATGTACTGTAAAGTGTCCTTGGGTGTCTTGAAAGgcactttgaaataaaatctattattaTATGCTGGAAATCCTGctccagatacacacacacgcgaaaTCTGTTCATAATATTTTGAGTTCAGAAGGATGCCGGCTGACAAATAAACTTATTTCTGAGGTAATTTAAAATTGTATTACAATAAAGTAATGCCACTTGGGGTGATGTCATCTGCAGTTGTTGTTCCTGTATTGGATGCAGCCTCTTTTATACTTTGAAATGATATTCACATACATGATATGTGAGACACTGGATGAATGAAAACCTTTTACAAGTGAATGATGCAAAAACAAATTCTTCCAGCTGGTCCAAAAACTCGGAGGCACCGTTTCAGATTAACTTCCTTTCCTGTGAAACGTCGTGatatataaaaacacaccagattCAAGATGTTATTGCACGTAATgtgctttcttttgtttttgtgaagcACACATATGAAATGAGCTatataaaatgattttaattgaaTTGCAACATAATTTCACATGCAAGAAAtaatgtgacatttgtgttATACTGTGTCACTAATTGAGCTTAAGGGAGCATTTATAATACATTAACGGTGTGTTTCTAGTAATACAGTTGACCTGCTTATTTTCCCCAAAACCCTGTatcaaatttttttttaaagtcctgaGAGATAATTAACAGAGAGATAATAAACATAATTCTCCCCTTCACTACGCGAGCAAAGGTGCTCATCCAGAGACTGTGGGTGAAAGGCAGAAGTTGGGACGACCCAAACCTTCCTCCAGACCTCCTTGAGGCTTGGACAAGTTGGGAACAAGAGCTACCAAGGCTAGCCAA is from Takifugu flavidus isolate HTHZ2018 unplaced genomic scaffold, ASM371156v2 ctg823, whole genome shotgun sequence and encodes:
- the LOC130521243 gene encoding uncharacterized protein LOC130521243 codes for the protein MGIGCFSKNKKPMENPEPPGAQSPDTFLQGSNCQDSERPTNEQRQEEPIGWGSSQPQGWGSDQAQSTADQPHQGFERKQPSELTRTQQQHCADPLYQQHDDTSEFSNNFQQQQWYTLNRRSVGIEDKMSEPMDTGDIERPAKSPRLEEPIGGGSSQPQGWGNDQAQGTADQPHQGIEESRTKQQQWSCNQKRRWRKKHQAQANTGQPPLDSWMQNAGQVRHYPYSRPEPYQATFSTSQEPVRPIIKCRPIERPPEMNWPYPEPVLIRPIPQYHRIIHPRQQRAPAAAGEILFIIDIFIFYN